In the genome of Acidobacteriota bacterium, the window TAGCCCGGCCGCTCCGGCTCGGCATTCAGCACCCCAAGCCGATCAATAAACGAATCCATTTCCGAGTGCTCAAACACCTTCTCCGTAATGAGATAGCCATTTTCTGAGAAGTTAGTCACTCAAGTGAATCCCGCGGTCATCTACATTCGGTTTTGGACAAGGATCGGCCGGAGTCCGTCCGCGTCCGTTTCCGAAAGCTGTGTACCTTTTTCGTGAAGGTCCGCGAGGTTTGCGAGTGCGATCGCACGGCTGCTTTCGCCGCGGATATCGGCGATGCCCGCAAACTGGGCCGCGATCGAGCCGAATAAGACATACTTCGCCTTGCTGTCGCGGGTCTCGGTGTCCTTTTGCGAACGCAGCACCTCGTAAGCCTCGTCGAGTGCCTCAAGGGCTTCGTCCTTCTCGTCCCGCCGCCAATATTCGCGGGCAAAACCAAGAAGTGTATTCGCGATCTGCGTCTTATCGGCAACGGCGTCGAGCGTCCGGTCCGCGAGGTCAACGCTGCCTGCCCGCATCAGCCCCTGTGCGACAGCGGCAAGCAGCGCATCGCGATGAACGTTGTCGAGCTCCTCGGCAAAAACGCGGGCACGCTCAAAGGTCTCGATCGCCTTGTCGCCCCGCTTTGCGTCGATGAAAGCATTGCCGATGTCCGTCAACATGCGGATCCGCTCTTCCTCGTGCTCTATCTCAAGCCCGAGCGACGCCGCGGATTCAAGATACTCGGCCGCCTTCAGTGTGTCGTCTTTCGCGAGCCGCATCGCCGCCATCGCCATCAATGCCCCGGCTGCGGAAGCGGGATAATCTATCGCCGCAAGGGTTTCCGTCGCTGCCTCTTCGTCGCCCGATTCGGCCTGCTTGATCGCGATGCCGGCAAGCACCTCATCCGGATGCAGCACTTCGGCGGCTATCTCGCGGGCCCGTTCGAGGTCGCCTTTCGCGGCCTTGATCAGAGCGATCGCCTCGCGAGCCTGCGACTGCAGCCCGTATTCCTCGATCGCCTCGGCAAGCTGCATCGCGTATTCGTCGTCGTCGAGTTCGGCACACTTCGCCGCCACCGCGATGAGCAGCCGGTCGCGGACGTGCGGATCATCGACCGTATCCGCGAGGCTCGCCGCAAGATCGACCTCGCCCCGCGCAAGAAACCGCGGCACCACCGCCGAGATGGCCTCCGCGCGGTCGTCGCTTTGCGGCATCCGCTCTGCAATAAAAGCCGCCGCCGCCAACACATCCGCCTCAGCCGCAGCCCTTGTCACAAATCTTTCAGACATAATGTTCTAAGCCACAGAGGTCACAGAGAAACTGTGGGCTCTTGGTGCGATCGGTCGCGAGCGAACCGAGCAAACTGTCGGCAGATCGAGCCCGAACTCGCCGAGCCCGCAACCAAAGACTCAACACGCCGAAAACCTCAATGTCTCTGCGTCCTCTGTGGCAAATCTAATTGAAAACTCGGCGGAGCGATTCGGGCATCCAGTCGTCGAGCCGTTTCGCCACCGCTCCGGCTCCTGCCGCACGAAGTTCTTCCGCCGAGACCGTGTTCGCCACGCCGAGCACCTGAAGATCGGCGGCCTTTCCGGCCATTACTCCGGCGGGCGAATCTTCGATCACGAGGCAATCTTCGTGTACCATAGGCAGCCCGCCCTTCGCCACGCGGGCGAGATCGATCTGCCGAAAGCCCTCGCGGTAACATGTCGGATCGGGCTTGTAGGTGTGGATGTCCTCCGCCGTCAGCACGACCGAAAAATATGGCGCAAGGCCCGTCAGGCTGAGCACAAGCTCGATCTCTTCCCGCTTTGCCATGCTGACGATGCCGAGGTCGAGCTCGGTCGAGGTCTTCTTGATGAAGTTCTCAACGCCCTCAAAAAGCGGCACGCTCTGCTGAACGCTCTCCCGCCAGCGGGCCGTCTTCGCCCCGGCGACCGAGTCGATATCACTTTCTGATATCTCTTTGCCCGCCGCCTCAAACATCGAGCGAACAAACACGCGGTCGTTCATCCCCATCCGCGAGTAATAATCCTCGTCGGTCATTTCGATGCCGTAGGGCTTCATCACCTCGCGATAAGCCTCGCACTGCACCTGCTCGTCATCAATGACGACGCCGTTCCAATCCATTAAAACTGCTTTGATCAAATGTTGTTACGAGTCCCGCCTTTTGGCGGCCGGTTAAAGCCGATAGTCCATACCAAACATGTTCCCGGGGCCCAAGATTCCCTTCGGGTCGAACGCCTTCTTAAGCTCGGCCATTTCATTCAGGTACCGCTCGCCCATCACGACGTAAAGATACTTCGACTTCAGCTTCCCGATGCCGTGCTCGGCCGACACGCAGCCGCCGAGCATTATCGATTGGGCGACAAAACGGCCGTAAATGTGCCGCGAACGCGTCGCCTCTTCGTCCGTTTTCGGCAGCAGGTTCGCGTGCAGATGGCAATCGCCGATGTGGCCGAAAATTACGTAGTCGATGCCGCTCGCATCGAGCATTTCCTTCTGATACTTAAGAAAACCGGGAAAGTTCTCGTCCGGCACGGCCATGTCGGTCCCGATCTTTTTCTGCCTATTTCGGACGACGCGTTCATTTACCGCCACCGGCAGCGCATGGCGAAAGGCCCGCATCTTCTCGCGGTCGGCGTCGGTGGTCGTAAACCACGAGCGGTCGATGTCCGCACCGTGCCGCTCGAGCATCGCATTCCACGCCTCAAAGAGTGCATCCCCCGTCTCGGCAGTCGTCTCCTGCTCGAAATAAACGGCTCCCGCCATCGCCTCCGGCGTCTCCGGAAACTTCTCGCGGATAAAGTTCAAAGCTCGGTCATCAAAATACTCAACCAAACTTGCAGAAGCCTGCTCGTCAGAAAGGGCGTTCCCTCTGCTCGCCGCTTTCACCTCATCAACAAACCCCAGCAGATCGCCGTGCCGCTCAAAGAAAACGACACCCGAAAAAAAGCCTTCGGGCTTTGCAACGAGCCGTAGCTCGATCTCGGTGATCACCCCGAGCGTCCCCTCGCTTCCTATAAAGAGG includes:
- a CDS encoding FAD-binding oxidoreductase; this encodes MKTQVEDLQNYLTDASNMPGGHAERLIIPETADEVAAVLREASEAGATVTISAARTGTVGGAVPFGGYVISLERLNKIKTIDKAAMTAVVEPGVLLADLMKAAEAEGLFYPPDPTEWSCQIGGTVATNASGARSFKYGATREFVIGLTVVLADGDVLRLRRGEVFSNGDGVVTLATESGRIITAKVPTYKRPNVRKNVSGYFNETPLDAIDLFIGSEGTLGVITEIELRLVAKPEGFFSGVVFFERHGDLLGFVDEVKAASRGNALSDEQASASLVEYFDDRALNFIREKFPETPEAMAGAVYFEQETTAETGDALFEAWNAMLERHGADIDRSWFTTTDADREKMRAFRHALPVAVNERVVRNRQKKIGTDMAVPDENFPGFLKYQKEMLDASGIDYVIFGHIGDCHLHANLLPKTDEEATRSRHIYGRFVAQSIMLGGCVSAEHGIGKLKSKYLYVVMGERYLNEMAELKKAFDPKGILGPGNMFGMDYRL
- a CDS encoding HAD family phosphatase produces the protein MIKAVLMDWNGVVIDDEQVQCEAYREVMKPYGIEMTDEDYYSRMGMNDRVFVRSMFEAAGKEISESDIDSVAGAKTARWRESVQQSVPLFEGVENFIKKTSTELDLGIVSMAKREEIELVLSLTGLAPYFSVVLTAEDIHTYKPDPTCYREGFRQIDLARVAKGGLPMVHEDCLVIEDSPAGVMAGKAADLQVLGVANTVSAEELRAAGAGAVAKRLDDWMPESLRRVFN